Proteins found in one Phycisphaerae bacterium genomic segment:
- a CDS encoding HAD family hydrolase, whose protein sequence is MISAYEMFCEAKPSGDPFRPRRAVFLDRDGTLIEDVGYIRDPDLVRLMPGVAEGLGAMRSAGFSLVVVSNQAGLPRGRFTDAEFRAVHERFMALMAAAKVRLDACYYCPYHPDGPVAAYRGLSGARKPRPGMLWWAAWRCGVFLPGSWMIGDRWDDVRAGVAAGVRTIKLPDTTDRRAQPEGLKADFFADNLAAAATIVSDRMGSSRPI, encoded by the coding sequence ATGATCAGCGCGTACGAGATGTTCTGCGAGGCCAAGCCGAGCGGCGATCCGTTTCGTCCGCGGCGGGCGGTGTTTCTGGACCGCGACGGGACGTTGATCGAGGACGTGGGTTACATCCGCGATCCGGACCTGGTGCGGTTGATGCCGGGCGTGGCTGAGGGGCTTGGTGCGATGCGGTCGGCGGGCTTTTCGCTGGTGGTGGTCAGCAACCAGGCTGGGCTTCCGCGCGGACGGTTCACGGATGCGGAATTCCGGGCGGTTCACGAGCGTTTCATGGCGCTGATGGCGGCGGCGAAGGTGCGGCTGGATGCGTGCTATTACTGCCCGTACCATCCGGACGGTCCGGTCGCGGCGTACCGCGGCCTCAGCGGAGCCCGCAAGCCGCGTCCGGGCATGCTGTGGTGGGCGGCGTGGCGGTGCGGGGTGTTTTTGCCCGGTTCGTGGATGATCGGCGACCGGTGGGACGACGTGCGGGCGGGCGTGGCGGCGGGTGTCCGGACGATCAAGCTGCCGGACACGACGGATCGTCGGGCGCAGCCGGAAGGGTTGAAGGCGGATTTTTTTGCTGACAATCTGGCGGCTGCGGCTACAATAGTGTCGGACCGGATGGGTAGTTCTAGGCCGATCTGA
- a CDS encoding exo-alpha-sialidase, producing the protein MPQHKTNLSSPIAGVTQGPPDLTAPLDTPDGQVWRYGVGFLLQLAPRRAAVLAAIEVACTPTYGFLNGSDLVPFDDPSGVLAAQTTAVNRNERWDDSPTQKAGLILKSPMLAGFVPLGARRSDGSNHPAAGTGFGLCQAHAFPLDEDGRFQWWSPGRRDLLEVHAFSYDGAAFRSVRTQTATQNPESPLMTADNQWRIVSSGMTTAIPDGDDLLLPVLAGKADGSAVGVGACRWTFRDGRWQPAAFLPTAEAKNPGEGANLAEKCPWFEPSLARMADGSLLFGARGQPGEGNPDSARSIEVWRSSDNGRSWRTAARAADVRNDAPVSVGCTADGTPYVISNPYDPNVAISPKTGRGRGKLVCWPIDLERGGLASPFTIRDAQADFGPLPPSDDPDYAEAWLVDHPTTAALRLADGRWHNVMACRVTHGPLYRPSKAFPSAWNGCHLEELISKGPAVPAWNFSE; encoded by the coding sequence ATGCCACAACACAAAACAAACCTCTCGTCACCCATTGCAGGCGTCACACAAGGACCGCCGGACCTGACCGCACCGCTCGACACCCCCGATGGACAGGTCTGGCGATACGGCGTCGGATTCCTCCTCCAGCTTGCGCCGCGACGCGCCGCTGTGCTGGCCGCGATCGAAGTCGCCTGCACGCCCACCTACGGCTTCCTCAACGGCAGTGACCTCGTCCCCTTCGACGACCCATCCGGCGTATTGGCGGCTCAAACCACAGCCGTAAACCGCAATGAACGCTGGGACGACAGCCCAACTCAAAAGGCCGGATTGATCCTCAAGAGCCCGATGCTCGCAGGATTCGTCCCCCTCGGCGCAAGACGATCCGACGGCTCAAACCACCCAGCCGCCGGCACGGGATTTGGCCTATGCCAGGCCCACGCCTTTCCGCTGGACGAAGACGGCCGATTCCAGTGGTGGAGCCCGGGAAGACGCGACCTGCTGGAAGTCCACGCCTTCTCATACGACGGCGCCGCGTTTCGCAGCGTCAGAACCCAAACCGCCACGCAGAATCCCGAATCCCCCCTGATGACCGCCGATAACCAATGGCGCATCGTCTCATCCGGAATGACCACCGCGATTCCCGACGGCGACGATCTCCTCCTGCCGGTCCTGGCCGGCAAGGCGGACGGCTCAGCGGTGGGAGTCGGCGCCTGCCGCTGGACCTTCCGCGACGGACGATGGCAACCAGCCGCGTTCCTGCCCACCGCCGAAGCCAAAAACCCCGGCGAGGGCGCGAACCTCGCCGAAAAATGCCCGTGGTTTGAGCCCTCACTGGCCCGCATGGCCGACGGCTCGCTCCTCTTCGGCGCACGCGGACAGCCCGGAGAAGGCAACCCGGACTCGGCTCGCTCCATCGAGGTCTGGCGATCCTCCGACAACGGCCGTTCATGGCGCACCGCCGCCCGCGCCGCCGATGTCCGAAACGACGCCCCCGTCTCCGTCGGCTGCACCGCCGACGGCACGCCCTACGTCATCTCCAACCCCTACGACCCCAACGTCGCCATCAGCCCAAAGACCGGACGCGGACGTGGAAAACTGGTCTGCTGGCCGATCGATCTGGAACGCGGCGGTCTGGCCTCTCCCTTCACCATTCGAGACGCCCAAGCCGACTTCGGCCCGCTCCCCCCTTCCGACGATCCCGACTACGCGGAAGCCTGGCTGGTCGATCATCCCACCACCGCGGCCCTGCGACTCGCCGACGGCCGCTGGCACAACGTCATGGCCTGCCGCGTGACCCACGGCCCGCTCTACCGGCCATCAAAAGCCTTCCCCTCCGCTTGGAACGGCTGCCATCTCGAAGAGCTGATCTCGAAAGGACCAGCCGTGCCCGCTTGGAATTTCAGCGAATAG
- a CDS encoding response regulator, protein MSTDIVEPTRRILVVEARSEWLEGVARELARVSVTLRWATTENQSLRILKSERPSLALVAADEPRLGGLNLVRRMHLIAENLPVVLIGGRYDRHWLEEALRLKALTILPRPVSKVTVIETVIKALKVGSPVKTPGWFGGASAN, encoded by the coding sequence GTGTCGACGGACATTGTGGAACCAACGCGACGCATTCTGGTGGTGGAAGCCCGTAGCGAGTGGCTTGAGGGCGTGGCCCGCGAGTTGGCCCGGGTGTCGGTGACGCTGCGCTGGGCGACCACCGAGAATCAGTCGCTGCGGATCCTGAAGTCGGAGCGTCCGAGCCTGGCGTTGGTGGCGGCGGACGAACCGCGGCTGGGGGGGTTGAATTTGGTTCGTCGGATGCACCTGATCGCTGAGAACCTGCCGGTGGTGTTGATCGGGGGTCGGTACGACCGCCACTGGCTGGAGGAGGCCCTGCGGCTCAAGGCACTGACGATTCTTCCCCGCCCCGTCAGCAAGGTCACGGTGATCGAGACAGTCATTAAGGCTTTGAAGGTCGGCTCCCCGGTGAAAACACCCGGTTGGTTCGGAGGCGCTTCGGCCAACTAG
- a CDS encoding co-chaperone GroES, translating into MKLRPLGEKVLVKRLEAEEKTKGGIVLPDTAKEKPKRGKVVAVGSGKLLEDGKRSELQIKKGDEIIFTSYAGTEVKVDGEEYMIMDQSDILAVVE; encoded by the coding sequence ATGAAGCTCAGACCGTTAGGCGAGAAAGTCCTGGTCAAACGTCTCGAGGCGGAAGAGAAGACCAAGGGTGGGATCGTGCTGCCGGATACGGCCAAGGAAAAGCCGAAGCGCGGCAAGGTGGTGGCGGTGGGCAGCGGCAAGCTGCTGGAAGACGGGAAGCGCAGCGAGCTGCAGATCAAGAAGGGCGACGAGATCATCTTCACCAGCTACGCCGGGACCGAGGTCAAGGTGGACGGCGAGGAATACATGATCATGGACCAGTCAGACATCCTGGCGGTCGTGGAGTAG
- a CDS encoding isocitrate/isopropylmalate dehydrogenase family protein, whose amino-acid sequence MSDQTITLITGDGTGPELAEAARRCIEATGAPIRWDIQEAGVDVMAREGTPLPERTMESVRKNRYALKAPITTPVGTGFRSVNVFLRQSLDLYACVRPCKSYKGVRSRYDNIDLVLVRENTEDLYAGIEFQRGQDPTLELIEWLNRHGEGKRKIGTDAGISIKPISEAGTRRIVKYAFDYARQYGRRKVTSVHKANIMKFTDGLWLEVSREVAKGYPDIEFEDRIVDNMCMQLVQKPELYDVLVLPNLYGDILSDLCAGLVGGLGVAPGANVGEHGAVFEATHGSAPKYKGQNKVNPTAVILSGMLMLRQLGMTREAELLERGVAAVIEEGRDVTYDMKAHRDDPTAVGTQEMADAIIAKIKTMK is encoded by the coding sequence ATGAGCGATCAGACCATCACGTTAATTACGGGCGACGGAACGGGACCGGAACTGGCCGAGGCGGCGCGTCGGTGCATTGAGGCGACCGGGGCTCCGATCCGTTGGGACATCCAGGAGGCGGGGGTGGACGTGATGGCGCGGGAAGGGACGCCGCTGCCGGAGCGGACGATGGAGTCGGTTCGGAAGAACCGGTACGCGCTGAAGGCTCCGATCACGACGCCGGTGGGCACGGGGTTCCGGTCGGTCAACGTGTTCCTGCGGCAGTCGCTGGACCTGTACGCGTGCGTCCGGCCGTGCAAGAGTTACAAGGGGGTGCGGTCGCGGTACGACAACATCGACCTGGTGTTGGTGCGAGAGAACACGGAGGACCTGTACGCGGGCATCGAGTTTCAGCGGGGCCAGGACCCGACGCTGGAGCTGATCGAGTGGTTGAACCGCCACGGCGAGGGCAAGCGGAAGATCGGGACGGACGCGGGGATCAGCATCAAGCCGATCAGCGAGGCCGGGACGCGGCGGATCGTCAAGTACGCGTTCGACTACGCGCGGCAGTACGGCCGGCGCAAGGTGACCAGCGTGCACAAGGCCAACATCATGAAGTTCACCGACGGGTTGTGGCTGGAGGTCTCGCGCGAGGTGGCGAAGGGGTATCCGGACATCGAGTTTGAAGACCGGATCGTGGACAACATGTGCATGCAGTTGGTGCAGAAGCCGGAGCTGTACGACGTGCTGGTGCTGCCGAATCTGTACGGCGACATCCTGAGCGACCTGTGCGCGGGGCTGGTGGGCGGGCTGGGGGTGGCGCCGGGGGCGAACGTGGGCGAGCACGGTGCGGTGTTCGAGGCGACCCACGGCAGCGCGCCGAAGTACAAGGGGCAGAACAAGGTCAATCCGACGGCGGTGATCCTTTCGGGCATGCTGATGCTCCGCCAGCTTGGCATGACTCGGGAAGCGGAGCTGCTGGAGCGCGGGGTGGCGGCGGTGATCGAGGAAGGCCGGGACGTGACGTACGACATGAAGGCGCACCGCGACGATCCGACGGCGGTGGGCACGCAGGAAATGGCGGATGCGATCATCGCGAAGATCAAGACGATGAAGTAG
- the lpxK gene encoding tetraacyldisaccharide 4'-kinase, which translates to MDRAWRAKSPSALRPVSVAYGWLTRARNLLYDHQVFKTLWLDVPVISVGNLTTGGTGKTPTVIYVAELLQAMGYMPGVVLRGYGAKRGEFSDEELLLRQQLAAVPIVANPDRPAAARRAVGQSAQVLIADDAFQHRRLGRDLNICLIDATCPFGYEAMLPAGRLRERPEELRRADLVIVTRSDQVAAQALDEVCRRIGRYCPGSPILTSSHLPRELVDLDGFSTELTYLHDRAVVAFAGIGRPESFYESLSRLGARVVDRVSFADHHDYSGQDLSDLEDRRRRSGAELLVCTSKDVVKLDPRVLMSAGVDPRRISALSIAIRFSSDDERVLRSMLRERIEGFGRCIAERSWISGSAS; encoded by the coding sequence ATGGATCGGGCGTGGCGGGCGAAGTCGCCGTCGGCGCTTCGTCCGGTTTCGGTCGCGTACGGCTGGCTGACGCGGGCGCGGAATCTGCTGTACGATCACCAGGTTTTCAAGACCCTCTGGCTGGACGTTCCGGTGATTTCGGTGGGCAATCTGACCACGGGCGGGACGGGCAAGACGCCGACGGTGATCTACGTGGCGGAACTGCTTCAGGCGATGGGGTATATGCCGGGCGTGGTGCTGCGCGGCTACGGGGCCAAGCGGGGCGAGTTCAGCGATGAGGAGCTGCTGCTTCGCCAGCAGTTGGCGGCGGTGCCGATCGTGGCGAATCCGGATCGCCCGGCGGCGGCGCGGCGGGCGGTGGGTCAGTCGGCCCAGGTGCTGATCGCGGACGACGCCTTTCAGCACCGGCGGCTCGGGCGGGATTTGAATATCTGCCTGATCGACGCGACGTGCCCTTTCGGGTATGAGGCGATGCTGCCGGCCGGTCGGCTGCGCGAGCGGCCGGAAGAGCTTCGACGGGCGGACCTGGTGATCGTGACGCGTTCCGATCAGGTTGCCGCCCAGGCATTGGACGAGGTTTGCCGGCGGATCGGGCGGTACTGTCCGGGCAGTCCGATCCTGACCAGCAGCCATCTTCCGCGTGAGCTGGTGGACCTGGACGGTTTTTCGACGGAACTGACGTACCTTCACGACCGGGCGGTGGTGGCGTTTGCGGGGATCGGCCGGCCGGAGTCGTTTTACGAGAGCCTTTCGCGGCTTGGCGCGCGGGTGGTCGACCGGGTCAGTTTCGCGGATCATCACGACTATTCGGGGCAGGACCTGTCCGATCTGGAGGATCGTCGTCGTCGGTCTGGCGCGGAGCTTCTGGTCTGTACGAGCAAGGACGTGGTCAAGCTGGACCCGCGCGTGCTGATGTCGGCGGGGGTGGACCCGCGGCGGATATCGGCTTTGTCGATCGCGATTCGGTTCTCATCCGACGACGAGCGGGTTTTGCGGTCGATGCTGCGGGAGCGGATCGAGGGATTTGGCCGGTGCATTGCGGAGAGATCATGGATCAGCGGATCAGCGAGTTAG
- the waaF gene encoding lipopolysaccharide heptosyltransferase II codes for MGKSIQRDFRNILIVKPSAMGDVITALPILTPLRQKFPQAKIAWLVATRWAPLLRGHPLIDEIVEFDRRRFGYVGRSWVVSKRFGRFLRSLRDRRYDLVLDLQGLFRSSFLTWATRAAVRIGPAEKRELGWLFYTHRCPPSPTNTHVVDRILSAGQLLDLDVSNPTFPLPVSDDARQSVARALRDRLDRRSDYVTFTPGATWASKRWPAQHFAELARMVVDELDLPVVLTGANGERPLCDQVVEQSRSPRVVNLAGQTALPELVALIAAAKAVVCNDSGAMHLAVALNRPLSVVIGPTNADRTGPYRRPESILQAHCPDAPCLKRTCEKLPDPALPAPCMESVSAKHVFDNLVSQLAAT; via the coding sequence ATGGGCAAATCGATCCAACGCGACTTCCGCAACATCCTGATCGTTAAGCCCTCGGCGATGGGAGACGTGATCACCGCCCTGCCCATCCTGACCCCGCTGCGCCAGAAGTTCCCTCAAGCAAAAATCGCATGGCTCGTGGCGACCCGCTGGGCCCCGCTGCTCCGCGGCCATCCGCTGATCGACGAGATCGTCGAATTCGACCGACGGCGATTCGGCTACGTCGGGCGAAGCTGGGTCGTCAGCAAACGCTTCGGCCGCTTCCTCCGATCCCTGCGAGACCGCCGCTACGACCTGGTCCTCGACCTCCAGGGCCTGTTTCGATCCAGCTTCCTCACCTGGGCCACCCGCGCCGCCGTGCGAATCGGCCCAGCCGAAAAACGCGAACTCGGATGGCTGTTCTACACCCACCGCTGCCCGCCGTCGCCAACCAACACGCACGTGGTCGATCGAATCCTCTCGGCCGGACAGCTTCTGGACCTGGACGTTTCCAACCCGACCTTCCCGCTGCCCGTCAGCGACGATGCCCGTCAGTCAGTCGCCCGCGCCCTGCGCGACCGCCTCGACCGCCGCAGCGACTACGTCACCTTCACGCCCGGCGCCACCTGGGCGAGCAAACGCTGGCCCGCCCAACACTTCGCCGAACTGGCCCGCATGGTCGTCGATGAGCTGGACCTGCCCGTGGTGCTGACCGGCGCCAACGGCGAAAGACCGCTCTGCGACCAGGTGGTCGAACAATCCCGAAGCCCCCGCGTGGTCAACCTGGCCGGACAGACCGCCCTGCCCGAACTCGTCGCCCTCATCGCCGCCGCCAAAGCCGTCGTCTGCAACGACTCCGGCGCCATGCACCTGGCGGTCGCCCTCAACCGGCCCCTGTCGGTGGTCATCGGCCCCACCAACGCCGACCGCACCGGTCCCTACCGCCGGCCCGAAAGCATCCTGCAGGCCCATTGCCCCGACGCGCCGTGCCTCAAACGAACGTGCGAAAAACTCCCCGATCCAGCCCTGCCCGCCCCCTGCATGGAGTCCGTCTCCGCCAAACACGTATTCGACAACCTCGTCAGCCAACTTGCGGCCACCTGA
- a CDS encoding diguanylate cyclase — MAAVEPIRVLLIDVDTGWARSVEPPLQSAGLRTFLAEDLAQLSEARQACLDAVLVASVLREVDQMDLPTIVRMINRAEYLPVFWIAQDPNPTAVTTALELGIDLVLPRDVPLSVLLCYILKAARARRRIDELQSGLKDLRGALAEQARCLDRLRDDNAQLHDLSMRDGLTKLHNNRYMHQWMAHAFAYASRYQKPLSIILIDIDHFKWINDSYGHPAGDQAIGDLARVLRNSVRDSDLVARYAGDEFLIALPETGADGVPVFAQRILDDISSIVIGPARSGRCMSCSMGSATFPTDQPAATYQELILIADQALYAAKRAGRGRLAQWHQLDRPHQEAVNARERAVSAENLSPFTLPADQ; from the coding sequence ATGGCCGCCGTAGAGCCAATCCGGGTACTGCTGATCGACGTCGATACCGGCTGGGCTCGATCCGTCGAACCCCCTCTCCAATCCGCCGGCCTTCGCACCTTTCTCGCCGAAGACCTCGCCCAGCTTTCCGAGGCCCGCCAGGCCTGCCTCGACGCCGTCCTGGTCGCCAGCGTGCTCCGCGAGGTCGATCAGATGGACCTGCCGACCATCGTGCGGATGATCAACCGGGCCGAATACCTGCCGGTCTTCTGGATCGCCCAGGATCCAAACCCCACCGCCGTCACCACCGCACTGGAGTTGGGTATCGACCTGGTGCTCCCACGTGACGTGCCTCTCTCGGTCCTGCTCTGCTACATCCTCAAAGCCGCCCGGGCCCGGCGACGAATCGACGAGCTCCAAAGCGGACTCAAGGACCTTCGCGGCGCCCTGGCCGAGCAGGCCCGCTGTCTCGACCGCCTCCGGGACGACAACGCCCAGCTTCACGACCTCTCGATGCGCGACGGCCTGACCAAACTCCACAACAACCGCTACATGCACCAGTGGATGGCCCACGCCTTCGCCTACGCCAGCCGCTACCAAAAACCGCTGAGCATCATCCTCATCGACATCGACCACTTCAAGTGGATCAATGACAGTTACGGCCATCCAGCCGGCGACCAGGCCATCGGTGACCTGGCCCGCGTCTTGCGAAACTCCGTCCGCGACAGCGACCTGGTCGCCCGCTACGCCGGCGACGAATTCCTGATCGCCCTGCCCGAAACCGGCGCCGACGGCGTCCCCGTGTTCGCCCAGCGAATCCTCGATGATATCTCGTCCATCGTGATCGGCCCCGCTCGCAGCGGCCGCTGCATGTCGTGCTCGATGGGATCGGCCACCTTCCCGACCGATCAACCCGCCGCCACCTACCAGGAACTGATCCTGATCGCCGACCAGGCCCTCTACGCCGCCAAACGCGCCGGACGAGGACGGTTGGCCCAATGGCATCAACTGGACAGGCCACATCAGGAAGCGGTCAACGCCCGCGAACGGGCCGTCTCAGCCGAGAATCTCAGCCCCTTCACCCTTCCTGCCGATCAATGA
- a CDS encoding SIS domain-containing protein, with protein MLDKIRANLEDHRRTVEMLTNEHVAVISRMSEMIAESLGKGGKLLLAGNGGSAADAQHVAGEFVGRLVYDRRPLPAIALSTDTSVLTCVGNDYGFDDVFLRQTEALAAEGDVFWGFSTSGQSGNVLAAAKAAKAKGARVLAFTGEKGGALAEVADVTFRSPASRTMRIQEVHMLAYHIICQLVEESLCPR; from the coding sequence ATGCTGGACAAGATTCGGGCGAATCTCGAGGACCATCGGCGGACGGTGGAGATGTTGACCAACGAGCACGTGGCGGTGATTTCGCGGATGTCGGAGATGATCGCCGAGTCGCTGGGCAAGGGCGGCAAGCTGCTGCTGGCGGGCAACGGCGGGTCGGCGGCGGACGCCCAGCACGTGGCGGGCGAGTTTGTGGGCCGGCTGGTGTACGACCGTCGTCCGCTGCCGGCGATCGCCCTTTCGACGGACACGTCGGTGCTGACGTGCGTGGGCAACGACTACGGGTTCGATGACGTGTTTCTCCGCCAGACCGAGGCGCTGGCGGCTGAGGGCGACGTGTTTTGGGGGTTTTCGACGAGTGGGCAGAGCGGCAACGTGCTGGCGGCGGCGAAGGCGGCCAAGGCGAAAGGGGCGCGGGTGTTGGCGTTCACCGGCGAGAAGGGGGGCGCGCTGGCCGAGGTGGCGGATGTGACGTTCCGATCGCCGGCGAGCCGCACGATGCGGATTCAGGAGGTCCACATGCTGGCGTATCACATCATCTGCCAGTTGGTGGAGGAGTCGCTGTGTCCGCGCTAG
- a CDS encoding bifunctional heptose 7-phosphate kinase/heptose 1-phosphate adenyltransferase — protein sequence MDQRISELVEFLDQNRPKPVLLVGDFMLDQYLYGDAERISPEAPVPVLRVVRRKDRLGGAGSVAASLLALGCRTFCAGVVGDDEPGRAVRSGLAEAGAELACLVTAASRATPLKQRLVGLAQHRIPQQLLRVDHEDCTACDAETMGDLGRRIEAVLPEVGAIAIEDYNKGLLAGGLVGWLADRARERSIPVIVDPAAIGDYGRYAGVSVITPNRVEASLAGGVRIGTIEQAAEAGRALRERHGIEAVVVTLDADGIYLSSSTVSEHVPTERREVFDVTGAGDVVLAALTYGLAAGLDLRGSSVLANVAGGWEVEQSGAVPITLDQLQWELLKLHRSHLGKVVDRRQLLRELAILRAHGKRVAFTNGCFDLLHPGHITVLEYARRQGDLLVVGLNSDRSVQSLKGPSRPLINQTDRARMIAALEAVDYVVLFDEKEVDSLVHEVRPDVLVKGGKGRDERPEGVVGYDFVTGYGGRVVLAPIESEYSTTGIIRSIVDRAGDDLNGA from the coding sequence ATGGATCAGCGGATCAGCGAGTTAGTGGAATTTCTGGATCAGAATCGTCCCAAGCCGGTTCTGCTGGTGGGCGATTTCATGCTGGATCAGTACCTCTACGGCGACGCCGAGCGGATCAGTCCTGAGGCCCCGGTGCCGGTGCTGCGGGTGGTTCGGCGGAAGGATCGATTGGGCGGCGCGGGTTCGGTGGCGGCGAGTCTGCTGGCATTGGGCTGCCGGACGTTTTGCGCGGGGGTGGTGGGCGACGACGAGCCGGGCCGGGCGGTGCGCTCGGGGCTGGCGGAGGCGGGCGCGGAGCTGGCGTGCCTGGTGACGGCGGCTTCGCGTGCGACGCCGCTGAAGCAGCGGTTGGTGGGTCTGGCCCAGCATCGGATTCCGCAGCAGCTTTTGCGGGTGGACCATGAGGACTGCACGGCGTGCGACGCGGAGACGATGGGCGATCTTGGGCGGCGGATCGAGGCGGTGTTGCCGGAGGTGGGGGCGATCGCGATCGAGGACTACAACAAGGGGTTGCTGGCGGGCGGCTTGGTCGGGTGGCTGGCGGACCGGGCGCGCGAGCGGTCGATTCCGGTGATCGTGGACCCGGCGGCGATCGGCGATTACGGTCGGTACGCGGGCGTTTCGGTGATTACGCCGAACCGCGTGGAGGCATCGCTGGCCGGCGGCGTGCGGATTGGCACGATCGAGCAGGCGGCGGAGGCGGGCAGGGCGTTGCGCGAGCGGCACGGGATCGAGGCGGTCGTGGTGACGCTGGACGCGGACGGGATTTACCTGTCGAGTTCGACGGTCAGCGAGCACGTGCCGACGGAGCGTCGCGAGGTGTTTGACGTGACGGGCGCGGGCGACGTGGTGCTGGCGGCGCTGACGTACGGTCTGGCGGCGGGATTGGACCTTCGCGGTTCGTCGGTGCTGGCGAACGTGGCGGGCGGCTGGGAGGTCGAGCAGTCGGGCGCGGTGCCGATCACGCTGGACCAGCTCCAGTGGGAGCTGCTGAAGCTGCACCGGTCGCATTTGGGCAAGGTGGTGGACCGGCGGCAACTGCTGCGGGAACTGGCGATCCTGCGGGCGCACGGCAAGCGGGTGGCGTTCACCAACGGGTGTTTCGACCTGCTGCATCCGGGCCACATCACGGTGCTGGAGTACGCGCGTCGTCAGGGCGACCTGCTGGTGGTGGGGCTTAACTCGGACCGGTCGGTGCAGTCTCTTAAGGGTCCGAGTCGGCCGCTGATCAACCAGACGGACCGTGCGCGGATGATCGCGGCGCTGGAGGCGGTGGACTACGTGGTGCTGTTCGACGAGAAGGAGGTCGATTCGCTGGTGCACGAGGTTCGGCCGGACGTGCTGGTCAAGGGCGGCAAGGGTCGCGACGAGCGACCCGAGGGGGTGGTCGGGTACGATTTTGTGACGGGCTACGGCGGCAGGGTCGTGCTGGCGCCGATCGAGAGCGAGTACAGCACGACGGGCATCATCCGCTCGATCGTGGATCGGGCGGGCGACGATTTGAACGGGGCATAG
- a CDS encoding biotin transporter BioY → MKTALALTDVRTRVCGLLESRSVGVQVLLVVVGAYLTALAAQVKIPLPFTPVPVTAQVLVVLLIGGLLRPRLAFGAQAVFLLAGMAGLPWYAVGGGYPLGPTGGYILGFVLSAPMLSMLLRRYGVGRSLTGVVLAMAAAVTTIHLLGATHLALLTGAPIGATLAMAVAPFVAVDAVKIVLAAGVVRAVRLESR, encoded by the coding sequence ATGAAGACGGCTTTGGCGTTGACGGATGTTCGGACGCGGGTTTGCGGGCTGTTGGAGAGCCGGTCGGTGGGCGTCCAGGTGCTGCTGGTGGTGGTTGGGGCGTATTTGACGGCGTTGGCTGCGCAGGTCAAGATACCGCTGCCGTTTACGCCGGTGCCGGTGACGGCGCAGGTGTTGGTGGTGCTGCTGATCGGCGGTTTGCTTCGTCCGCGGCTGGCGTTTGGGGCCCAGGCGGTGTTTTTGTTGGCGGGGATGGCGGGGTTGCCGTGGTACGCGGTGGGCGGCGGGTATCCGCTGGGGCCGACGGGCGGGTACATTCTGGGATTTGTTTTGTCCGCTCCGATGCTTTCGATGCTGTTGCGGCGCTACGGGGTTGGCCGGTCGCTGACGGGCGTGGTGCTGGCGATGGCGGCGGCGGTGACGACGATCCATCTGCTGGGCGCGACGCACCTTGCGTTGCTGACGGGGGCTCCGATCGGGGCGACGCTGGCGATGGCGGTGGCTCCGTTCGTGGCGGTGGACGCGGTCAAGATCGTTCTGGCCGCGGGTGTTGTCCGGGCGGTGCGGCTGGAGAGCCGGTAA